The genomic interval GTGCTGAAGGGAAATCTTGGAGCCATCCGTTCAATCCGGTATACTTCCGATGGACGGTATATGGCTATAGCAGAGCCTGCAGATTTTGTGCATGTATATGACGTTAAAAGTGGTTACGAAAAGGAACAGGAAATAGATTTCTTTGGTGAGATATCCGGAATATCTTTTAGTCCAGACACCGAATCCCTTTTCATTGGGGTTTGGGATCGTACTTATGGAAGCCTTCTTGAATATGGCCGGCGCAGGAATTACTCATACCTCGATTCTATGATTTAGCCGAATATTAAAAAGGATAAGTGACATGACAGTTCAGTGCACTTGAACAGCCTGCTTTACATATCCTTTTGAGGTAGGTTGTTAATGTATAAATTGAGTGTCCTGCAAATGTCCTGAATTTGTAGTTGTTGTAGGGTGTGTTTATACCTGTGTGTGATAAACGAGGGTATGTATAGGAGGGCTAGAAGGTTCTGGTGAAAATGAGATGGAAAGTGTGACTAATCTTCAGATGCTGATTATCATCAGTATGTAATGTAGTAAATTTCTGTATGTGGAAACTCAATATGGCAAAACATATAAATCATGATATTTCATGGTCTTATTATAAGCTCATTGATTGTCTAACTTTTGAGTGGAATAGAGGCAGGGAATAATTCAAAGGAAAACAATGTAGTTTGCATCATATCTCTTAAGTTTTTTCTAAAGAAAAATAGTAACAGACACCTAAAACTATTAAATTGAGGTCAATTAAGTAGACAAATTATGAAGATGCTTAAAATTTGGTTATTCTTTCATTCTAAACCActgataaaaaaatcatttaagcTGATACAAATGGGGGTGCATGTATACACGAGTACAAGTTTATATTTCTAATTATTGGATTATATTTAGATTATAACTTTTGAGATTTGGATTGGCTACGCAAGATGtcactaatattttaaaataaactatttatttagtTGATGTGTGTCAAGTTTTTATGTGTAAGGGAAGACATAAAATTCCTATTTTCAAGTCAAAGCTATATTGATAGATTGACTTTCAAAATAAACATCGAATTGTGTGTCCTTACGATTTTGGTCGATGATAAACATCAAATAATTGATTTGTTGACTTTAAAATGAGTTGTGTGATTTGCATCTAGTGAATTGAATTTGCCAATTACAATAACAGTTCGAATTCATGACTACCTGCAATCTTGGTTCATAAAtttatcaacaaatgttactgaaaaatataaatttgtttaaatttttttatttgaactgTTTTTAAAGGAGTTTTTATGGTACATCCATAAATTGAAGTGTTTGGCATTTTTTTGGAACTAATGAATTAACgataatttttatgaataaaaaaactacttatcgacttttatattttaaaaaaaattattttataagaaaaaaattatttcattttttataaatattatatattttttaatttatattttacctaaaaaatgtttaataccCACTGTTATGAGTAATATAAAttcagaaaaaaattaaatttgattatgttgacacttttggtaaataatatttaattaatataattttttatataataaaaaattgttttctttaaaataaaattatttaactattaatttaaaaaccaaATATACTAATACGTACCAAATCGACACATGTACAATATaatttctctttttaaaatattagctTCCCTTATaagttaaaattagtttatctatttatttattagaaattATCTTTCTAACTTTTCTTTAAATAACTACATGcttattaattttctttcatttgttGGCTTGTATAGTTTGTTAGGTTGAGTTAGGGGTGTCAAACATAGTTGAGACAACTCTCTTTCTCTAGTGCTATTAGCTTtagattttaaagaaaataatactaattttcttttaccaataacaagtaatataacttatttcaatttaaaaatcctCACAAATCAAAAGCTTAATTCAAATTTAGCGACTCTTTGTTTTAGTCAcatgtattttaaaatgttaatattattaaacaaGACACTCTATGTGAAAATTCATATCAACAATTAAAAACCACAaagtgaaatgaaaaaaaaaaaaatctgtaaTCCAAAACAAACCAATAGAATCAAGCCAAGTCACCACCCAAAATCTTTATTCCATGGTTTGCAAATCACAATCACAAACCACCTTATCTTTCTTTTCCACCACATAATTTCatatactatatattatatGATCCCATTTCATATGGACCTATTCCTCTAATCTCTCATTATACTAACAATTTCCAAATTCCAATcttcaccaaaaaaaaaaaacatggcAGCCTCAGCCTCATCCATGATATCAACTCACACCTTAACCACCACAATTCAAAAACACCAAACACATAACCTTAAACCATCAAATTTATGTTTCCAAGGTTTCAAACCTTTGACAAGGTCAACAAAAGTCAACACTACTTTCACACCAACAAAAAGATTTTCAAGGGGTGTTGTAAGAGCTGAACTCAATCCTTCACTTGTCATAAGCCTAAGCACTGGCCTCTCCTTATTTTTAGGAAGAtttgtttttttcaattttcaaagagAAAATGTTGCCAAACAAGGGTTACCTGAACAAAATGGTGTGACACACTTTGAAGCTGGTGACAAACGTGCCAAGGAATATGTTAGCTTGCTTAAATCAAATGACCCTGTTGGTTTTAACCTTGTTGATGTGTTGGCTTGGGGTTCTATAGGTCATATTGTTGCTTATTATATCTTAGCTACTTCTAGCAATGGATATGATCCTAGTTTCTTTGGTTGATTTTTGTGTTGTTGTTGGTACTTTATGTtcctttaatttcaattttattatttcttgtTATAAGTATGTAATGTTATGTatagtttatttttatgagaTATCCAATTAGTTTGGTACCTTGGATTCAATATGTTAATTTGGTTAAATGGAAAATTAAACTTCTCTATATTTAGTTGTCaaattttgttctatttttgcATTAtctttttatgttaaaattaaaataaatttagcagtgttcataattattattttttaatatgtagaTGCGATAATAAATACAATGAAAAATTTACACATATAACTGTGAGATCTTagatttaaacataaaatatcgtATTCAACCGATATTCAacctaataaatattttgtgggtTGAATTAAAGTTTAATAACGGAGTGTTCGTAATTAAAGTTGTCAATTTTTATCCGGCACAATGGGCTTATTCGATAAATCCATATTATAGGTTGGgttgaattttataaatcataGACCCAAAAACAATTGGGCCATTGGGCCCGTCTGGTTGTTCTGATGGTACATATTGggcctcttttttttttttatcatatctatgaaaaaataaatagattatctGTGCGATTTGTATTTCAGTTTGCCCTGTTGGCTTCTTTAACCTCCAATactattaactaaaaaaatatatttgaattgatTAATCTAGTAATGTTAATTAGAGACTTTTGAGAATATAGAAGtgagagaaaaaattataatttgaaaatgctaaTTTTGTTAGTTATTTGAGCTGAAATTTGGTTTGGATAATAGCTCCTATGATCAATAGAAAGTGAAACTTGTCTCTATATTAAATTATGCTAAAAAGGTTTTTAGTCTTTTGTCGATGGTTAAAATTCAGATTATGCCAggatttttatgttttttaccATTTAgatgatatatattaaaataattttgatagacaatataaaaattattttagtatatattttaaaaatcataaatgatATCTACATTAAATCTTATTTGTGATATATATGTGTAATCaataagttttatatttatttttgtaagaaccataaattatgttattattttgcaTTTAAAAAGAGTCtcatttagtatatattttagtatatattttaaaaatcataaattattctagtattgtaaatttttttgtttaataattaaGTTTAATACATTAGccttaaaagtatatttaatttttatttatttatatttgaccCCCTCTTAAAATTATTCATAGCTTCTTGATTGTTTGTAATGTGGTTTTGAGCATTGAGCCATTCGTTTGAGTATCAAATTAGCCATAGAAATGATCGCTTTCTTGATTGTGTTCGAGTTTGATTTCAAGATTTATTCTTAAAGGTTctttttccaatattttcatctaacatcttatttatttatgaagtCTCCTATATTTTTAAACTTCTTTATTGACCagctttaaatttaaaaaaagattcattatattgatttatctgaaaaaaaaatgtgtcaTTACTCTTCTTTTGaagatgtcattttcatttatattttttttgctcttagtattttattttatgatgattttagaGGATTTATTTACCTTGTGTAGTTTTTtagtttgaatttgatttattataaataaaaactaaaataataaagtgATTGTGTTGGTTTTGGCAAAATGGTTCATAAAATTCTGATTGTGTCAATTTGCATTAACTAGAAATTTTATagatttcttttcatttaattgagATTATCATACTCCtaaaaaaagtgaaattttgTTGGCTAATAATAAAAGTGAGATTACACTATTTCCTTGCTTCTTTTTACGGAAATAGTATTCCTTTGCTTCattaaattagttaaattaaaataataaattaaaagaaaagttaagAGAATGTGACTTACAAAACAGGTTATAcaaatagtataaaaataattaaaataaataaaatatattgctTTTTAGGCAAATTAATCTTatccatataaataaaaaactttaaaataaaatcattaaaattcaACGTAATACAGCTATCGTTACACAAGCAttaaaactctaaattttttttttcatttttctaatcAAGTTCTCATTTTTCATTGATTATAGATTTTATGAATTTCTTTTCGagattatactattttctttgtttGCTATACTCCTTTTTTAACTGCCAGTAACTATTCATAAATTGTTAATGAtctaaatgatattaatagagacttaaaaataaaattttaaaattttataaggaagaaaaatttatataattctatatttatttttatacaaaatcatatttcacaaaataaattataacaaaaaatacataaattatgcagcatattaaaaaaaaaaattaatcatatttaatgtatgtaatcttaattcattaaaaaattatatatttattttcctaaagtaaaaaaaaatttaatcattttaaatataaaaaataaaatgatactttagagatattataataaaataaaagataggttattttaatttatgagacgAGGGATATAAAGTGTGTTTGTAACCTATGGTTTTAGAATAATGTGAGAAGAAATTTGAGTGTATTTGGTATTTGTGAATGCAAGAGAGTGTAAGATTTTAGGaataaaaatgagaaataatgaaaatgaaaatgaaaatcaaaatgaaaatgaaaatcagTGTGAGAGTGAAGTCACAAACAAAAACCCTTATCCTCCGCCAACTGCTGAATACAATGACCTAATTCATGATCCTAATCTCTTCCATCAAAAGCTTCAATCTTTTCACGATTCATTTGGTACCAAATTAAAGTAAgtttctctaattttttattttattgttatttttttggtttcaaTTACACTTTTTTAGTGTTCTTTCTGCTGATTTTTGGTTCTTGATTTTGTGGGTTAGGTTAATTTTTTGCATGAGGGGTAAATTTGTGTGCTTTTTGTGTTTTTCAATGTGTCTTGTTATCTATCACTTGGTTGCTTCTAGAGAGAATTTGCTTGTGATggtgaaatttaaaaattgtaatttattctttaatattaattaattaatttaatttatggtATAATGAGTTCAGGTGTAGTAGTATGAACTATGAAGTGTAGATGATTAGgaaaattgtaattatttttccaTGGTTAACAAATCAAGATTCAAATCAAGATTCCGATTTTGAATCGGAAACCTATGTTCCGAACTGTGAATCGAAGCTTATTATAAATTGCAAGGTACATAGTAAAAACAAACAACATACACAAAAATATAGGTTGACGTATTTTCGAACTTGTAGTCCtaaatcaaatgacaaaagtaAAGTGATTGGCTTCACAAAGTTTGGGTTGCGGTTGCGATTCATTCTAATGAATTGCGACTCGTTGTAGTGAATTGGGATTCATCATAATGAATTAGGATTTGTGTCTAAAATGGATACAGACAACAATTCATGTCAATTGGGTTTAGTTTTGTTTCGAATTGAGGTACGATTTGCATGCATGTATGATTCTGATAACCATGCTTTTCCTTTTTGTGTGTAGGATTCCTACTATAGGGGGAAAGCCACTAGATCTACATCACCTTTTCGTTGAAGTAACATCTCGCGGTGGTGTGGAAAAGGTATTTAGTGTATATTTTTCTCCTAATTGTTAAAAACCAGTCTCCTTGTGTCATGAAACATACTCAATTTCTTTACTCTATTTTTTCCCCATTTTCTTATGATTTGATTCCTATTGACTTTAGATAGGAACAAAGATTAATGATGTATGTGCTTTCAGcagatttgattttgattaaacTGATTTTCGCTTTGAAGTTTATGTATGATGCATCTTAGAGATCTTGAAATATTGATTTCTTTCTTTATTACAACTTTTTTACAATGACTCCTCCTAAgctttttcttaaatttatgCAGGTGATTGTGGATCGGAAATGGAAGGAAGTGATTATGACGTTCAAGTTCCGAGATACCATAACAAGTGCATCATTCATGGTGCGTAGGTACTATCTATCGTTGCTTTATCACTTTGAGCAAGCGTATTATTTTCGCAAGCAAGTCCCTCCCTCAACACCTGGTCAGTAAAGATACTATCTTTCCCTCCCTCTAATTATGCTGTTTTGAAATGTTCGGTTTTTACGAATGAATGATTTCATATATCCAGATGTTGTGAGTGGGAGTCTTGGCAATAGCTCCACAATCAATAGGGAGGGTGCTTCTATCAACGATTCACCTTTTCAGGGTAAGTCAATGAATCTTTTAAATCTGATTAATGCTTTGATGCTTCAAACATTCATTTGTATCtatatttctttttacaaaGCAATGCCTCTAGCTTCTTCTTATAATAATAGCAGAGTTCAAGGACACGGCACTGACCCTAACACGTAGACACCGctaataatttaagaaatggGTAGTGACAGAAATTAGAATGTAACCCACATGTGTCAGTGTTACATAAATTGTTGTCCAACTAATCGATGTGATAAGGATCTTCTTTCTTATATGCAGTTAGTCCAGCACAGACACTTGGTTCTGCAGTGCATGGAACAATTGATGGGAAATTTGATGGTGGATATATAGTTACAGTGGACCTTGGTTCTGAACAGCTGAAAGGAGTCCTGTATCATGTTCCTAGTAATGTGTCTCAGAGTTCTTACGCTGAAGGTACGCCTCTTTCAAAGAACCGAAAAAAATCAAGATTGGAATTAAGTGATCCATCTCGGCCGAAATCAAATAGGAGTGGTTACAATTTCTTTTTTGCTGAGAATTATGCCAGGCTAAAGCCGTCATTTCACGGGCAAGAGAGAGCAATTGGTAAAAAAATTGGGTTTCTATGGAGCAATCTGACAGACGCAGAAAGACAGGTATAGATGCACACTTTTAACTATCGACATAGTTATGGAATTACTGAAAACATTTATACATTTGATGTCGTAGTTTGTGAATGGAAGTATCATCATAACATCTGTACAAGATTAGAAAGTAGCAGGGGATTTTCTAGTTGTAGCGGTAGTTATCATGTTGTCTTTTTCGGCTCTTGAGATTGCTCACAAAAGCTTTATTGTGTAAATAAAGCTAGTTTGTGTTGTCAACCACATATCGCTGAAAATAGAGTTTTGTTCAAAATCTTCTACACTACAGTGCTATAGCTTTTCTATAGCCTCTATTTCACAAAAATGTGCACTAAATCACCTTTGTTAAAATTCTGCTATGTTatagccgctatttgacaacattgaaGCTAACTCTATTTTTGTATTGGCTTCTTAAAAGGATCCCCTGTAGAAATAGTTTATGTATTAGGAGGCTATTTGTGATAAATAACAACTTCTAATTCTACACATGCAAGAATGGCTTCTTAGTTCTATATGAAATATTTAGTTGGGCTATAATTGTAAGGACTAacttttagttataattttttttagagaaaaagttGTATGCTAACTAAAGttccaaaatatatttgcaTGTCAAAAACATAACATAGAAATGAAACTGTCCTTATATGTTTGAACTAATATTTTGTGGTTATTTATCTCAAAGACGTTTTCGtactattttttgttaatataatGCAGGTTTATCAAGAGAAAGGGTTGAGAGATAAAGAAAGATACAGGATTGAAATGTTGAAGtacaaatcaaacaattcaaTATCTGAATAGACTCTTTTATATAGAATTCTCAGACTGCCATTTCATATAACTCCACCTTTTGTTCTTTGCTTTTAGAAGGGTAGTTTTTTGACAACTCTGGTGTAAAGTATGGTGAATAATTTTGCAAAACATCTTTTAGTAGTTCATTTTGTTGTAGCTTTTTCTAAAATCATGGATCTTTCCTTCAATTTATGCCCCTTATTTTTAGGTCTGCAGTATCAGTGAATGGTTGTCTTAGCCAATGTTGTCAATTGCAGGTAGTGAAAAATAGCGGTTTGTTCAACCTACGCTATG from Cicer arietinum cultivar CDC Frontier isolate Library 1 chromosome 5, Cicar.CDCFrontier_v2.0, whole genome shotgun sequence carries:
- the LOC101515565 gene encoding high mobility group B protein 10-like, whose amino-acid sequence is MRNNENENENQNENENQCESEVTNKNPYPPPTAEYNDLIHDPNLFHQKLQSFHDSFGTKLKIPTIGGKPLDLHHLFVEVTSRGGVEKVIVDRKWKEVIMTFKFRDTITSASFMVRRYYLSLLYHFEQAYYFRKQVPPSTPDVVSGSLGNSSTINREGASINDSPFQVSPAQTLGSAVHGTIDGKFDGGYIVTVDLGSEQLKGVLYHVPSNVSQSSYAEGTPLSKNRKKSRLELSDPSRPKSNRSGYNFFFAENYARLKPSFHGQERAIGKKIGFLWSNLTDAERQVYQEKGLRDKERYRIEMLKYKSNNSISE
- the LOC101488425 gene encoding photosystem I reaction center subunit V, chloroplastic — protein: MAASASSMISTHTLTTTIQKHQTHNLKPSNLCFQGFKPLTRSTKVNTTFTPTKRFSRGVVRAELNPSLVISLSTGLSLFLGRFVFFNFQRENVAKQGLPEQNGVTHFEAGDKRAKEYVSLLKSNDPVGFNLVDVLAWGSIGHIVAYYILATSSNGYDPSFFG